The following coding sequences are from one Seonamhaeicola sp. ML3 window:
- the rpmI gene encoding 50S ribosomal protein L35 — MPKMKTKSSAKKRFKLTGTGKIKRKHAFKSHILTKKSKKRKLALTHDTLVHKSDEDNIKTMLRLK, encoded by the coding sequence ATGCCTAAAATGAAAACAAAATCTAGTGCCAAGAAACGTTTTAAGTTAACAGGTACTGGTAAGATTAAAAGAAAGCACGCTTTTAAGAGTCATATTTTGACTAAAAAATCTAAGAAGCGTAAGCTTGCGTTGACTCATGACACTTTAGTACATAAGTCTGACGAAGATAATATTAAAACCATGTTACGTTTAAAGTAA
- the infC gene encoding translation initiation factor IF-3, translating to MKEDKHRINSKITSPKVRLVGDNVEVGIYGIRDAKAIAEDQGLDLVEISPKADPPVCKVMDYKKFLYEQKKREKALKAKASKVVIKEIRFGPQTDDHDYQFKKKHGEKFLKEGAKLKAFVFFKGRSIIFKEQGQILLLRLAQDLEEFGKVEQMPKLEGKRMTMFIAPKKEKK from the coding sequence ATTAAAGAAGACAAACACAGAATTAACTCTAAAATTACATCACCAAAAGTACGTCTTGTAGGTGATAATGTCGAAGTTGGCATTTACGGAATACGTGATGCAAAAGCCATAGCGGAAGATCAAGGACTCGATTTAGTTGAGATTTCACCAAAAGCAGACCCTCCGGTATGTAAAGTTATGGATTATAAAAAGTTTCTTTACGAACAAAAGAAACGTGAAAAGGCCTTAAAAGCAAAAGCTAGTAAGGTGGTAATCAAGGAAATTAGATTTGGTCCTCAGACCGATGACCACGATTATCAATTCAAAAAGAAACATGGTGAGAAGTTCTTAAAGGAAGGTGCAAAGCTTAAAGCCTTTGTGTTTTTTAAAGGACGTTCCATCATATTTAAGGAGCAAGGACAAATTTTGTTATTACGTTTGGCTCAAGATTTAGAAGAGTTTGGTAAAGTTGAACAAATGCCAAAGCTTGAAGGAAAACGTATGACGATGTTTATTGCTCCTAAAAAGGAGAAGAAATAG
- the thrS gene encoding threonine--tRNA ligase, which produces MINITLPDGSVKAFEENVTPMDVAKSISEGLARNVISANFNGTTVETVTPLTTDGSLVLYTWRDDEGKTAFWHSSAHVLAQAIEELYSGVKLTIGPAIENGFYYDVDFGEHVVSEKDFKTIEDKMLEIARGKHEFKMRSASKAEALALYKDNEFKTELIENLEDGTITFCDHSTFTDLCRGGHIPNTGIIKAAKVLSVAGAYWRGDETKPQLTRVYGISFPKQKELKEYLHLLEEAKKRDHRKLGKELGLFTFSQKVGQGLPLWLPKGAALRERLENFLKKAQKKAGYEMVVSPHIGQKDLYVTSGHYAKYGEDSFQPIHTPKDDEEFLLKPMNCPHHCEIYNSFQWSYKDLPVRYAEFGTVYRYEQSGELHGLTRVRGFTQDDAHIFCTPDQLDEEFKNVIDLVLYVFKSLGFEDFTAQVSVRDPQNPDKYIGDVENWEKAEQAIINAATDKGLDFIVEEGEAAFYGPKLDFMVKDALGRKWQLGTIQADYNLPERFDLTYKGSDNELHRPIMIHRAPFGSMERFVAILLEHTGGNFPLWLMPTQCIILSLSEKYEKYSEKVLNLLENAEIRGLVDHRNETIGKKIREAEMQKYPFMLIIGEQEEKEDKVTVRRHGGEDLGMMTIESFSEIIKEEISKTLKSF; this is translated from the coding sequence ATGATAAATATTACTTTACCAGATGGTAGTGTTAAAGCGTTTGAAGAAAACGTTACACCAATGGATGTTGCTAAGAGTATTAGCGAAGGGTTAGCCAGAAACGTGATTTCGGCAAATTTTAATGGTACAACCGTTGAAACCGTAACCCCTTTAACCACCGATGGCTCATTAGTATTATACACATGGAGAGATGATGAAGGTAAAACGGCTTTCTGGCATTCTTCTGCTCACGTACTAGCTCAAGCTATTGAAGAATTGTATTCTGGAGTAAAATTAACCATTGGACCTGCTATTGAAAATGGTTTTTATTATGATGTTGATTTTGGTGAGCATGTAGTATCTGAAAAAGATTTTAAGACCATTGAAGATAAAATGCTGGAGATAGCGCGCGGCAAGCATGAATTTAAAATGCGTTCTGCCAGTAAAGCCGAAGCTCTTGCATTATATAAGGATAATGAGTTCAAAACCGAGCTTATTGAAAACCTAGAGGACGGCACCATTACGTTTTGTGACCACTCTACTTTTACGGATTTATGTCGCGGTGGCCATATTCCAAATACGGGAATCATTAAAGCTGCTAAAGTATTGAGTGTAGCTGGTGCCTATTGGCGTGGTGATGAAACCAAACCTCAGTTAACTCGTGTTTATGGTATTTCGTTCCCTAAACAAAAAGAACTTAAGGAATATTTACACCTATTAGAAGAGGCCAAGAAACGTGATCACAGAAAACTTGGAAAAGAATTAGGTTTATTTACTTTTTCCCAAAAAGTTGGACAAGGTTTACCGTTATGGTTACCCAAAGGTGCTGCTTTGCGTGAACGCTTGGAAAACTTTTTAAAGAAGGCCCAAAAGAAAGCTGGTTATGAAATGGTGGTTTCTCCACATATTGGACAAAAGGATTTATATGTTACCTCTGGGCATTACGCTAAATATGGTGAAGATAGTTTCCAACCAATACATACTCCCAAAGATGATGAAGAGTTTTTACTGAAACCTATGAACTGTCCGCACCATTGTGAAATATACAATAGTTTTCAATGGAGCTACAAAGACTTACCTGTAAGATATGCTGAATTTGGTACTGTATACAGGTATGAGCAAAGTGGCGAGTTACATGGTTTAACAAGAGTTAGAGGATTTACTCAGGATGACGCCCATATATTTTGTACACCAGACCAATTGGATGAAGAGTTCAAAAACGTAATTGACCTAGTACTTTATGTATTTAAGTCTTTAGGTTTTGAGGACTTTACTGCTCAAGTTTCTGTAAGGGATCCACAAAATCCAGACAAATATATTGGTGATGTTGAAAACTGGGAAAAAGCGGAGCAAGCTATAATCAATGCAGCTACAGATAAAGGATTGGATTTTATTGTTGAAGAAGGTGAAGCTGCCTTTTATGGTCCAAAGTTAGATTTCATGGTAAAAGATGCTTTGGGAAGAAAGTGGCAACTTGGAACTATTCAGGCAGATTACAATTTACCTGAACGTTTTGACCTTACTTACAAAGGCAGTGATAACGAGCTACACCGACCTATAATGATACATAGGGCACCTTTTGGAAGTATGGAACGTTTTGTTGCTATTTTACTTGAGCATACAGGTGGTAATTTCCCGCTTTGGTTAATGCCAACACAGTGTATCATATTGTCTCTCAGCGAGAAATATGAAAAATACTCTGAAAAAGTTTTAAATTTGCTGGAAAATGCCGAAATTCGCGGCCTTGTAGACCATAGAAACGAGACCATAGGGAAGAAAATTCGGGAAGCCGAAATGCAAAAATACCCTTTTATGCTCATCATTGGTGAACAAGAAGAAAAAGAAGACAAAGTTACCGTACGTAGACACGGAGGAGAAGATTTAGGCATGATGACCATTGAATCTTTCTCAGAAATTATAAAAGAAGAGATTAGTAAAACGTTAAAATCGTTCTAA
- a CDS encoding DUF6095 family protein, translating into MTETKRTDKEILVKGLKTMGGSLACMFAGPTLIYISQTKLRTPIDTIMLIIAIIICALAVFFAFKGINTILDSMFKKKSS; encoded by the coding sequence ATGACAGAAACTAAAAGAACAGATAAAGAAATACTTGTAAAGGGATTAAAAACAATGGGAGGCTCTTTAGCCTGTATGTTCGCTGGCCCAACACTAATCTATATCTCTCAAACCAAATTAAGAACACCTATTGATACTATTATGCTAATAATAGCCATCATTATCTGTGCTCTTGCTGTTTTTTTTGCTTTTAAAGGTATCAATACTATTCTAGATAGTATGTTCAAAAAGAAATCTTCTTAA